Part of the Virgibacillus necropolis genome, ACAATTGAAATATTACCATCCGATATGAAAGGTGATTATGAGAGCCTTCACACATTAATGGATAGTGAACCAGATATTTTTAACCATAATATCGAAACGGTAAGACGATTGACTAAAAAAGTACGTGCTCGTGCGATGTATGACCGATCTCTACAACTATTAAAACGGGTGAAAGAAATCGCACCGAAAACACCAACTAAATCTAGTATCATGTTAGGGCTAGGTGAAACAAAAGAAGAAATTATTCAAGCGATGGACGACCTTTTAGCACATAATGTGGATATAATGACGATTGGCCAATATTTACAACCAACTAAAAAGCATCTAAATGTTGAAAAATACTATCATCCAGATGAATTTGCGGAGCTCAAAGAAATCGCGCTCGAGAAAGGGTTCCAGCATTGTGAGTCTGGACCACTTGTCAGATCTTCCTACCATGCCGATGAACAAGTTAGTCAAACATCAGCACAGCGCAGGATTAAGTATATGAAAGAATACGAAGAAAATGAAAAGAAGCAAGTAGATTTTACTTTTTAGATGAATCACAACATCAAAAGCTCCCCAATTAATTGGGAGCTTCATTTTTTAACATTCACAAATCATCAATACATTACCATCCAAATCCTTAATATTGAACCATTGATCATGCTCAGTCTTCGTCACCACCTTTACTCCCTTATCCTTCATGAATTGATACGCCTCTTCAATGTCGGAAGTATTGAAATGGAATGGAGGGCTTTGATAGATTCGTTCCGGATGATAAATTTTACTGTCTAACACAACCCCAGTTCCTTGCATTGGCAAAACATATAAATGATCAAACAAAATTTCCTCTGTTACAGGAAGCCCCAAAATATCACAATACCAATCTCTCGCCTTTTCAATTTCCTTCACTGGTATAAAAACAGTTCCTATTTGATTAATTATCGGATTCATTTAAACACCCCATTTAACTTACTATCTATTAGTTTTATTTCGATATCACAAACGATAAATCCTCTTTTTCATTTGAAAAATCCATATCTTACGTATCCAACGATTAAATAAATTTTTTGAGCATACCAACAAAGGTGGGGTTTTTGTATTTTTGTTTAAATTGACAGCTTACTCAAACAAACTTACACTTAATAAATATGTGTAAACGCTCGCGAAAAGAAAGGACAACCTAGTAATGAAAAATCAATCAAAAGCAAATCGAATTTTGAAAGAGTATGTACTAATAATTGTAGGTGCAACGCTTGTAGCACTTGCTTATAATATGTTTTTATTACCAGCTAAACTTGCTGCAGGTGGAATATCAGGAGTTAGTACCATCCTTTTTGAATTATATGGACTAAATCCTGCATTCACACAATTTTTGATCAATATCCCTGTTTTTATTATCGGATGGCTGATTCTCGGTAATGACTTTGGAGGTAAAACGTTACTGGGGACTTTCTGGGTACCGTTTATTATATGGTTAAGTGCCGATATACCTTATACCATTACGAACCCTCTTTTAGGCGCATTATATGGTGGGATTGTGCTTGGTATTGGACTTGGAACGGTGTACAAAGGTAACGGTTCAACAGGTGGAACAGCAGCAATCGCTCAAATCGTTAAAAAATTCACCGGTTTATCAAGTGGGTATTCCCAATTGATTGTAGATGGATTAGTTGTTGTCTCATCCATTATCGTATTTAATCTAGAGCTAACTTTATTTGCGCTAATGTGTATTTATGTAACAAGTAAAGTAATTGATAGGGTTCAGTTGCGTACATCATCAACAAAACTTATCCTCATCATTACCGAAAAAGAAGAACAAATTCAATCACTTATAAATAATGAAATTGACCGAAGTATAACGAAGATCCGTACAATTGGTGGGTATTCAAAGGAAAATAAAACCATGCTATTGTGCGTCACCGACCAATCTGAAGCAGTTCATTTGAAAAAGCTTCTTCAAAAAGAAGAACCC contains:
- the lipA gene encoding lipoyl synthase; translated protein: MAKQEEYIRKPEWLKTKINTNKSYNKLKKLMREKNLNTVCEEARCPNIHECWSERKTATFMILGDTCTRGCRFCAVKTGLPNELDWGEPERVAESVAIMGLKHAVVTAVARDDLEDGGAAVFAETVRAIRRANPACTIEILPSDMKGDYESLHTLMDSEPDIFNHNIETVRRLTKKVRARAMYDRSLQLLKRVKEIAPKTPTKSSIMLGLGETKEEIIQAMDDLLAHNVDIMTIGQYLQPTKKHLNVEKYYHPDEFAELKEIALEKGFQHCESGPLVRSSYHADEQVSQTSAQRRIKYMKEYEENEKKQVDFTF
- a CDS encoding VOC family protein, which gives rise to MNPIINQIGTVFIPVKEIEKARDWYCDILGLPVTEEILFDHLYVLPMQGTGVVLDSKIYHPERIYQSPPFHFNTSDIEEAYQFMKDKGVKVVTKTEHDQWFNIKDLDGNVLMICEC
- a CDS encoding YitT family protein yields the protein MKNQSKANRILKEYVLIIVGATLVALAYNMFLLPAKLAAGGISGVSTILFELYGLNPAFTQFLINIPVFIIGWLILGNDFGGKTLLGTFWVPFIIWLSADIPYTITNPLLGALYGGIVLGIGLGTVYKGNGSTGGTAAIAQIVKKFTGLSSGYSQLIVDGLVVVSSIIVFNLELTLFALMCIYVTSKVIDRVQLRTSSTKLILIITEKEEQIQSLINNEIDRSITKIRTIGGYSKENKTMLLCVTDQSEAVHLKKLLQKEEPTSFVVFINASEILGRGFSLDKYYGQKL